Proteins encoded together in one Hymenobacter monticola window:
- a CDS encoding aspartate-semialdehyde dehydrogenase codes for MKIAVVGATGLVGTEMLKVLAERQFPLTELLPVASARSVGQEVEFLGKKYPVVSMDDAIAARPDIAIFSAGGSVSKEHAPRFAAVGTTVIDNSSAWRMDPTKKLVVPELNADTLTPEDKIIANPNCSTIQMVVALNDLHKAYKVQRIVVSTYQSVTGTGKKAVDQLLEERAGQPAANPAYPHPIDLNVLPHIDVFEPNGYTKEELKMVNETKKIMGDDSIRVTATCVRIPVMGGHSESINVEFEKEFDLVEVREILARTPGVELVDDPSTNQYPMPKDSHGRDAVLVGRLRRDETQPRTLNMWVVADNLRKGAATNAVQIAEYLVGKLTPAE; via the coding sequence ATGAAAATTGCTGTTGTGGGTGCTACCGGCCTAGTGGGCACCGAGATGTTGAAAGTATTGGCTGAGCGTCAGTTTCCACTTACCGAGCTGCTGCCCGTAGCTTCGGCCCGTTCGGTGGGCCAGGAAGTGGAGTTTCTGGGAAAAAAATACCCCGTGGTGAGCATGGACGACGCCATTGCGGCCCGGCCCGACATTGCCATTTTCTCGGCCGGCGGCTCCGTGAGCAAGGAGCACGCGCCGCGCTTCGCCGCCGTGGGAACCACCGTCATCGACAATTCCTCGGCCTGGCGCATGGACCCCACCAAGAAGCTGGTGGTGCCCGAGCTCAACGCCGATACGCTCACGCCCGAGGATAAAATCATCGCCAACCCCAACTGCTCCACCATTCAGATGGTAGTAGCCCTGAATGATTTGCACAAGGCTTATAAGGTGCAGCGCATCGTGGTGAGTACCTACCAAAGCGTGACGGGCACCGGCAAAAAAGCCGTGGACCAGCTGCTGGAGGAGCGCGCCGGCCAGCCCGCCGCCAACCCCGCCTACCCGCACCCCATCGACCTGAACGTGCTGCCCCACATCGACGTGTTCGAGCCCAACGGCTACACCAAGGAGGAACTGAAGATGGTGAACGAGACCAAGAAAATCATGGGCGACGACAGCATCCGCGTCACGGCCACTTGTGTGCGCATCCCAGTAATGGGCGGCCATTCCGAGTCCATCAATGTGGAGTTTGAGAAGGAATTTGACCTGGTTGAGGTGCGCGAGATTCTGGCCCGCACGCCCGGCGTAGAACTCGTGGACGACCCCAGCACCAACCAGTACCCCATGCCCAAAGATAGCCACGGCCGCGACGCCGTGCTGGTGGGCCGCCTGCGCCGCGACGAAACCCAGCCCCGCACCCTGAATATGTGGGTGGTGGCCGACAACCTGCGCAAAGGTGCTGCCACCAACGCCGTGCAGATTGCCGAGTACTTGGTGGGCAAGCTGACGCCGGCAGAATAG